One region of Skermanella mucosa genomic DNA includes:
- a CDS encoding site-specific integrase: protein MTEADVKNLARQHFDRAMAEAEDMRLRQRIPAHDPDIHYRLDPHDAMLDTYDEVVGIAQDDLDRNCLGHVAEDVDAILTASGIVLDRNSPAWRKLAHYTLRANLEIAKLTRDRAYSLFDTDPADPVVAPCPAGSVVALNIAGNTPAPGFMAEAQPTLQEIYERYKAERRPAAKTIAKFDTAVARFNSLHGDMPIDSITKAHVREFKAAMLKMPRALPGPLRDLPLRDVLAQVDGRSDLERLSGSSVNALLGSIGTLLSWAVQNGYLEANPFSGMKVRESKTSSETRLPYSTADLGTIFNSPVYRGRKSLARSTVPGPALIRNADFWLPMLGAFTGARLNELGQLQVADVRQDNGIHYIDINTVGDGKTIKTNESRRKVPLHPELIRCGFLAYVDQQQQAGHDRVFSELKPDCKGHLTGNWSKWWGRYARDIGITDNRKVFHSFRHGFKDACRAAGIEEAVFDALMGHSSASVSRRYGQGYPLARLAEAMASVRYDNLDVGHLHVAE, encoded by the coding sequence ATGACCGAAGCCGACGTGAAGAACCTTGCTCGCCAGCATTTCGACCGAGCAATGGCCGAAGCTGAGGACATGCGCCTGCGCCAGCGCATACCGGCCCATGATCCCGACATCCATTACCGTTTGGACCCGCACGATGCGATGTTGGACACCTATGATGAGGTTGTCGGCATCGCGCAGGATGACCTGGACCGGAATTGCCTGGGACATGTCGCCGAAGACGTGGACGCTATCCTGACCGCCAGCGGCATTGTCCTTGACCGGAACAGCCCTGCGTGGCGCAAGCTGGCCCACTACACGCTTCGCGCCAACCTGGAGATTGCGAAGCTAACCCGTGATCGGGCATATAGCCTTTTCGACACTGATCCGGCCGACCCGGTGGTAGCTCCCTGCCCTGCTGGATCTGTGGTCGCCTTGAATATCGCTGGCAATACGCCTGCCCCTGGTTTCATGGCGGAAGCTCAGCCCACACTGCAGGAAATCTACGAGAGGTATAAGGCAGAGCGTCGCCCCGCCGCCAAAACCATCGCCAAGTTCGATACCGCCGTAGCTCGGTTCAACAGCCTGCACGGCGATATGCCGATCGACAGCATCACCAAAGCGCATGTGCGAGAGTTCAAGGCTGCGATGTTGAAGATGCCGCGTGCCCTGCCCGGCCCTCTGCGTGATCTCCCTCTTCGGGATGTCCTGGCGCAGGTTGACGGCAGGAGCGATCTTGAGCGACTTTCTGGATCGTCCGTTAATGCCCTCCTGGGATCGATAGGAACCTTGCTCAGCTGGGCGGTCCAGAACGGTTACCTTGAGGCCAATCCCTTTTCCGGGATGAAGGTTCGAGAGTCCAAGACCAGCAGCGAAACACGGTTGCCCTACAGCACGGCGGACTTGGGTACCATCTTTAACTCACCCGTATATCGCGGCCGGAAGTCGCTGGCACGCTCTACAGTTCCCGGACCTGCCCTCATCCGTAATGCCGACTTCTGGCTGCCGATGCTGGGCGCCTTCACCGGAGCGCGGCTGAACGAATTGGGACAGCTTCAGGTGGCCGATGTGCGGCAGGATAACGGTATCCACTACATCGATATCAACACGGTTGGCGACGGCAAGACAATCAAGACCAACGAGTCCAGGAGGAAGGTTCCCCTCCATCCCGAACTGATCCGGTGCGGGTTCCTGGCCTATGTGGATCAGCAACAGCAAGCTGGTCACGATCGGGTGTTCTCCGAGCTGAAGCCGGACTGCAAGGGCCATCTGACCGGCAACTGGTCGAAGTGGTGGGGCCGGTATGCCCGAGACATCGGCATCACGGACAACCGAAAAGTCTTCCACTCATTCCGGCACGGTTTCAAGGACGCTTGTCGGGCGGCTGGTATCGAGGAGGCCGTGTTCGACGCGTTGATGGGGCATAGCAGTGCGTCGGTCAGTCGTCGCTATGGACAAGGCTACCCACTGGCACGATTGGCCGAGGCAATGGCAAGCGTCCGGTATGACAATCTGGACGTGGGCCATCTGCACGTGGCCGAGTAG